One region of Acidobacteriota bacterium genomic DNA includes:
- a CDS encoding type IV pilus twitching motility protein PilT codes for MTQVTLHQLLKTMVERGGSDLHVTTNSAPQIRVDGKLTALDLPPLTAPETKTLAYSVLTDAQKHRFEESLELDLSFGIKGLARFRGNIFNQRGAVAAVYRQIPYEIKGFRDLGLPTVVEEICAKPRGLVLVTGPTGSGKSTTLAAMIDKINRERHEHIITIEDPVEFLHSHKSCVVNQRELHADTHSFTAALKSALRQDPDVVLIGEMRDLETIESALRIAETGHLTFGTLHTNSAAQTINRIVDVFPAHQQPQIRAQLSFVLEGILCQTLLPRANGKGRVMAMEILVPNSAIRNLIREDKVHQIYSMMQTGQAKYGMQTFNQSLATLYFKRQISLQVALSRSSNPDELQEMISRGAGTIQQPPGGAAAMRRA; via the coding sequence ATGACTCAAGTCACGCTTCACCAGCTTCTCAAGACCATGGTCGAACGTGGAGGTTCCGATCTTCACGTCACGACCAACTCGGCGCCGCAGATTCGTGTGGACGGCAAGCTGACCGCCCTGGATCTTCCTCCATTGACGGCGCCCGAGACCAAGACTCTCGCCTACTCGGTCCTGACCGACGCCCAGAAACATCGGTTCGAAGAATCGCTCGAGCTCGATCTTTCGTTCGGCATCAAGGGACTCGCGCGCTTCCGCGGAAACATCTTCAATCAGCGAGGAGCGGTCGCCGCCGTATACCGACAGATTCCCTACGAGATCAAGGGCTTCCGGGATCTGGGCCTCCCGACCGTGGTCGAGGAGATCTGCGCGAAGCCGCGCGGCCTCGTCCTCGTCACCGGACCGACGGGCTCGGGCAAGTCGACCACTCTCGCCGCGATGATCGACAAGATCAATCGGGAGCGGCACGAGCACATCATCACGATCGAGGATCCGGTCGAATTTCTCCACTCGCACAAGTCCTGCGTCGTCAATCAGCGGGAGCTGCACGCCGACACGCACTCATTCACGGCCGCGCTGAAGTCGGCTCTGCGTCAGGATCCCGACGTGGTTCTCATCGGTGAGATGCGCGATCTCGAGACGATCGAGTCGGCTTTGAGAATCGCGGAAACGGGTCACCTGACCTTCGGAACGCTCCACACGAACTCGGCGGCTCAGACGATCAACCGGATCGTCGATGTCTTCCCCGCTCACCAGCAGCCTCAGATCCGCGCCCAGCTCTCTTTCGTTCTCGAAGGCATTCTCTGTCAGACGCTGCTGCCGCGCGCCAACGGCAAGGGCCGGGTGATGGCGATGGAGATTCTCGTTCCCAATTCGGCCATCCGGAACCTCATCCGCGAGGACAAGGTTCATCAGATCTATTCGATGATGCAGACGGGCCAGGCGAAGTACGGGATGCAGACCTTCAATCAGTCGCTCGCGACGCTGTACTTCAAGCGTCAAATCTCGCTTCAGGTCGCCCTGAGCCGTTCGTCCAACCCGGACGAGCTGCAGGAGATGATCTCCCGCGGCGCCGGAACCATCCAGCAGCCTCCGGGCGGTGCGGCGGCAATGAGACGGGCCTGA